The region GCGACCGCGCCCTGCTCGAGCTGCTGTACTCCACCGGGGCGCGGATCACGGAGGTCGTCTCGCTCGCCGTCGACGACGTCGACCTCGACGCCGACACCCCGCTCATCCGCGTGCTCGGGAAGGGGCGCCGGATGCGCGTCGTCCCGCTCGGCTCGCACGCCGTCCGCGCGCTGGCCGCGTACCTGGTCCGGGCCCGGCCCGAGCTCGCCGCCCGGGGGCGTGGCGGGGCGGCGCTCTTTCTCGGGCAGCGCGGCGCGCCGCTGTCGCGGCAGAGCGCCTGGGCGGTGCTGCAGGACGCGGCCGCGCGCGCCCGCCTCGACGTCCAGGTGTCGCCGCACACGCTGCGGCACTCCTTCGCCACGCACCTGCTGGCCGGCGGCGCCGACGTCCGGGTGGTGCAGGAGCTGCTCGGGCACGCGTCGGTCACCACGACCCAGCTGTACACGCACGTGACCGTGCAGACGTTGCGCGAGGTCTACGCCGCGGCCCACCCGCGCGCCCACGGCTGAATCGCGAGTCGGGCGCGACCACCGGCCGCGGTCGGTGCGCTAGTCCTTCGGCGCCGTCACCGGGCGTCGCGAGAGCGTGACCGCACCGGCGTTGTCGGTGGACGCCGCCGCGACGGCGTCGGAGTCGTCGGCGTCGCGCCGGGTGTGCCGCAGCTCGACGGCGGTCGAGGCGCCCTCCCCGCGGGCCGCGCGCTGGCGGCGGCGGTAGGCCATGTTGAACGCCTCCACCAGGATCGCGAACGCCATCGGGCCGTAGATCAGGGCCTTGTCGGCCTTGTAGCCGAAACCGTCGGCCACGAGGAAGGCGCCGATGAGCAGGAGGAAGGCCAGGGCGAGGATCTTCACCGACGGGTGGGCGTTGACGAACGTGAAGATGTGCTTCGCCGCGACGAGCATGATCCCGAACGACAGCACGACCGCGACGATGATGACGAGCAGCTCGTCGACCATGCCGACGGCCGTGATCACCGAGTCGAAGCTGAAGACGAGGTCCATCAGGAGGATCTGGATCAGGATCGCCCCGAACGTCGCGGTCCCCGCGCCGGAACCGCCGTGCCCGGACTCGGTGCCCTCGAGCTTCACGTGGATCTCGTGCGCCGCCTTGTAGATGAGGAACGCGCCGCCGACGATCAGGATGAGGTCCCGACCGGAGAAGCCCATCGAGCCGATCGTGAACAGGTCGTCCTTCAGCGAGACGATCCAGGAGGCGGCGAAGACGAGTCCGATGCGCATCACCATCGCCAGCGTGAGGCCGATGTTGCGCGCCCGCGCCTGCTGCGCCACAGGCAGCTTGCTCGCGAGGATCGAGATGAAGATGACGTTGTCGACGCCGAGCACCAGCTCCAGCACGAACAGGGTGAGGAACGCGACCAGCAGGTCGGGCGTGAAGGAGACGGCGAGATCCATGGGCACAAGGTAGCGGTGGGGTGCGGCGGCGGGGTGGAGCGGGTCGTCAGCCTCGGGGGAGGGTGCCCGCGATACGGTGGGGGCGTGAACGACGTGCAGCCGACCCTCGACGTGGCCGGGGTCCCGAGTTCGGCCGCCGCTGCGGCGGACGCGCAGGACTTCGCCGTCCCGGCCCCGCTGGAGGCCCACGGCCCCGCGCGCATCATCGCGATGTGCAACCAGAAGGGCGGCGTGGGCAAGACCACCACGACGATCAACCTGGGAGCCGCGCTCGCGGAGTACGGCCGCCGGGTGCTGCTGGTGGACTTCGACCCCCAGGGCGCGGCGTCGGCCGGTCTCGGGATCCCCGCGCACGAGCTCGACAGCACGATCTACACGGCGCTCATGGACTCGAGCGTCGACGTCCGCACGATCATCCAGGCCACCAGCGTCCCGGGGCTCGACCTCGTGCCCGCGAACATCGATCTGTCGGCGGCCGAGCTCCAGCTCGTCAACGAGGTGGGTCGCGAGCAGGCGCTCACCCGGGTGCTGCGCCCGATCATGGACGACTACGACGTCGTGCTCGTGGACTGCCAGCCCTCGCTGGGCCTCCTGACCGTCAACGCCCTCACGGCGGCCCACGGCGTCATCGTCCCGCTCGAGACGGAGTTCTTCGCGCTGCGCGGCGTCGCGCTGCTGCTCGAGACCATCGAGAAGGTGCGCGACCGGCTCAACCCGCGGCTGCGCACCGACGGCATCCTCGCCACGATGTACGACGGCCGCACGCTGCACTCGCGCGAGGTGCTGCAGCGCGTGCAGGAGACGTTCGGGGACGACGTGTTCACCACCGTCATCGGCCGCACGATCAAGTTCCCGGACGCGTCGGTGGCGACCGAACCGATCACCTCCTACGCGCCGTCGCACGCCGGGGCCGTGGCCTACCGCCGGCTCGCGCGCGAGCTCGTCGCGCGCGGTGACGTCGCCTGACACCGCCCCCGCGGTGGTGCCCCCGGTGCCACCGCCGGACTCCGGGTCGGCCACCCGGCGGCCCTCGTTCGAGGTCAACCTCGAGAACTTCTCCGGACCGTTCGACCTGCTGCTGTCGCTCATCGCGAAACACCGCATGGACGTCACCGAGGTCGCGCTCGCCGTCGTGACCGACGACTTCCTCGCGTTCCTGCGTGCGCAGGACGTCTGGGAGCTGGAGCAGGCCAGCGAGTTCCTGCTCATCGGCTCGACCCTGCTGGACCTCAAGACCGCGCGGCTGCTGCCCGGGCGGGAGGCCGAGGACCCCGAGGACCTGGAGCTGCTCGAGGCGCGCGACCTGCTGTTCGCCCGGTTGCTGCAGTACCGGGCGTACAAGGACGTCGCGGCCGACCTCGAGCGGCGGTGGGCGCGCGGGGCGGGTTCGCTGCCGCGCGACGTCGGTCTCGAACCGGCCTTCGCCCGACTGCTGCCGGACCTCGTGCTCGCCGTCGGTCCGGAGGATCTCGCGCGCATCGCGGCGCGCGCCCTCACGCCCCGGCCCACCCCCGAGGTCGGTGTGGGGCACCTGCACGCCCCGGCCGTGAGCGTGCGCGAGCAGGCGTCGCTGCTGGTGCTGCGGCTCCGGCGCCACCCCGTCACGACGTTCCGCGCGCTGACGGACGACGCGGGCGGCGCTCCCGTGGTCATCGCCCGGTTCCTGGCGCTGCTCGACCTCTACCGCGAGGGCGTCCTCGCCTTCGAGCAGCCGACCGCGCTGGGGGAACTCACGGTCCGCTGGCTCGGCGGGGCGCGCGAGGTCAGCGTGTCCTCGGAGTTCGACGGCGGGGCGGACGTCACCGCGTCCGGGTAAAGTCCTGGGGTGACCGAGGAGCGCAGTGACGTCGACGTCGACGTCCCACCGCTCCCGGCCGCCGCACCGCACCACGCAGCACCTCCGCGGCCGGTCGCGGCCGACCTGCCCGGCGGCGAGCGCGCCGCGGTCGAGGCGATCCTCGCCGTCGTGGACGAACCGGTGAGCGAGGCCCGCGTGGCCCAGGTGCTCGACATCCCGCGCGAGCGCGCGCGGCACCACCTGCACGACCTCGCGGCCGCCTACCGGGAGCAGGAGCGCGGGTACGAGCTGCGCGAGGTCGACGGTGCGTGGCGGCTCTACTCCGCCCCGGCGTTCGCCCCGTTCGTGCGCGACCTCGTGCTCGACGGCCAGACCGCGCGGCTGACGCAGGCGTCGCTGGAGACGCTCGCCGTCGTCGCCTACCGCCAGCCGGTCACGCGCGGCCGCATCGCCGCGATCCGGGGCGTCAACGTCGACGGCGTCGTGCGCACGCTCGTGACACGCGGCCTGATCCAGGAGGCGGGGCGCGACGGCGAGGGCGGCGCCACGCTGTACCGCACCACGACCACGTTCCTGGAGCGCATGGGACTCGCCTCGCTGGAGGAGCTGCCGCCGCTGGCGCCCTACCTGCCGGGCATGGACGAGCTGGACGAGCTGGAGGACATCAGGTGAGTGAGGAACCGGACGGCGTCCGGCTGCAGAAGGTGATGGCGGCCGCGGGTGTCGGCTCGCGGCGCGTGAGCGAGGACTACATCGCCGCCGGGCGCGTCAGCGTAAACGGTGAGGTCGTGACCGAGCCGGGGCGCCGCGTGGACCCCTCCCGCGACGTCGTGCACGTGGACGGGCTGCGCGTGCAGCTCGACGCCGACCACCTCACGCTCGTGCTGAACAAGCCGCTCGGCGTGCTCTCGGCGATGTCCGACGACCGCGGCCGGCCCACGCTCGAGCCGTACGTGACCCCGACCGGCAAGCGGCTGTACCACGTGGGCCGGCTCGACTCCGACACGGACGGTCTCCTCCTGCTGACCAACGACGGCGAGCTCGCGCACCGCCTCGCCCACCCCTCCTACGAGGTCTCGAAGGTGTACGTCGCGGAGGTGCGCGGCGACGTCGCGCGCGGGGTCTCGCGGCGACTGCGCGACGGCGTCGACCTCGAGGATGGTCCGGCCCGCGCGGACCGGTTCACCGTGCTGCAGAACCGCACCGACGCCAGCGTGGTGCAGATCCAGCTGCACGAGGGGCGCAACCGCATCGTGCGGCGCATGCTCGAGGCGGTCGGTCACCCGGTCACGCGCCTGACGCGCACCGCGATGGGGCCGATCCGCCTCGGTCAGCTGCGCCCGGGGCAGACCCGCGCCGTCACGGGGTCGGACCTGGGCGAGCTGATGAAGGTGGTGGGGCTGTGAGCCTGTCCACCACGGGCCCCGTCCTGGTGGTCGGTTCGGGCCTGCTCGGGGCGAGCGCCGGTCTCGCGCTCAGCATCGGCGGGGTGCCGGTGCAGCTGCAGGACACCTCGCCGTCGGCCCGGGCGCTCGCGCGCGACCTCGGCGCCGGCACGCTGGTGGACGACGTCGCCCCCGACGACCCGACGCCGACCCTCGTGGTCGTGGCGGTCCCGCCGGACGTGACCTCCGACGTCGTGGCCCGCGCCCTGCGCCAGCACCCGGACGCCGTCGTGACCGACGTCGCGAGCGTGAAGGCCGTGATCCTCGCGGAGCTGCAGGAGATGGTCGCCGCGGGCGGCCTGAGCGACGCCGAGCTCGCGCGCTACGTCGGCAGCCACCCGATGGCGGGGCGCGAGCGCTCCGGCGCGGCGGCGGCCGACGCCGACCTGTTCCACTCCCGGCCGTGGGTGCTCGTGCCGCACGCAGGGAGCGACGCCGGCGCGCTGGCCCGCGTCCGCACGCTCGCGATCGACCTCGGCTCGGTCCCGCTGCAGATGGGTGCCCAGGAGCACGACGACGCCGTCGCCCTCGTCTCGCACGTGCCCCAGGTGCTGTCCTCCCTCGTGGCGGCGCGCCTGGTCGAGGCGCCCGACGGCGCGCTGGCGCTGGCCGGGCAGGGGCTGCGCGACGTCACGCGCATCGCCGCGAGCGACCCGCGGCTCTGGGCCGCGATCCTGGTCGGCAACGCCGCGCCGGTGCGCGACCAGCTGGCGCTGGTGCGCGACGACCTCACCGCCCTCGTGGCGGCGCTCGACGGCGCGGCGCAGCAGGGGCCGCTGACGCCGGGGGCGATGGCGGCGGCGAGCGACGCCGTCCGGCGCGGCAACGCCGGCGTGGCCCGCGTGCCGGGCAAGCACGGCGGGGCGCGCCGCGCCTACGCCGAGGTGACCGTGCTGGTGCCCGACAGCACCGGTGAGCTGGGCAGGTTGTTCGCCACGGTCGGAGAGCTGGGAGTCAACATCGAGGACGTGACCATGGAGCACGCGACGCAGCACCGCGTCGGTATGACGACCCTGGCGGTGGTCCCGGACGCCGCCGAGCGGCTGACGCAGGGTCTGGACGAGCGCGGCTGGCGGGTGGTGCAGGCATGAGCCTCGTCATCGCCCTGGACGGCCCCTCGGGGTCGGGGAAGTCGACCGTCGGCCGCCACCTGGCGCGCGTGCACGGACTCGGCTACCTCGACACCGGCGCGATGTTCCGCGCCGCCGCCTGGTACTGCCACGACCGCGGGATCGACCTGACCGACGCCGACGCCGTGACCGCCGCCGTCGCCGCGCTCCCGCTGGAGCAGGACCTCGATCCCGACTCCACCCGGGTCGCGGTCGACGGCGTGGACGTCACGGACGCGATCCGCACCACCGAGATCTCGACCCACGTGAGCAAGGTCGCCACCAACCTCGGTGTGCG is a window of Litorihabitans aurantiacus DNA encoding:
- a CDS encoding TerC family protein, giving the protein MDLAVSFTPDLLVAFLTLFVLELVLGVDNVIFISILASKLPVAQQARARNIGLTLAMVMRIGLVFAASWIVSLKDDLFTIGSMGFSGRDLILIVGGAFLIYKAAHEIHVKLEGTESGHGGSGAGTATFGAILIQILLMDLVFSFDSVITAVGMVDELLVIIVAVVLSFGIMLVAAKHIFTFVNAHPSVKILALAFLLLIGAFLVADGFGYKADKALIYGPMAFAILVEAFNMAYRRRQRAARGEGASTAVELRHTRRDADDSDAVAAASTDNAGAVTLSRRPVTAPKD
- a CDS encoding ParA family protein; the encoded protein is MAGVPSSAAAAADAQDFAVPAPLEAHGPARIIAMCNQKGGVGKTTTTINLGAALAEYGRRVLLVDFDPQGAASAGLGIPAHELDSTIYTALMDSSVDVRTIIQATSVPGLDLVPANIDLSAAELQLVNEVGREQALTRVLRPIMDDYDVVLVDCQPSLGLLTVNALTAAHGVIVPLETEFFALRGVALLLETIEKVRDRLNPRLRTDGILATMYDGRTLHSREVLQRVQETFGDDVFTTVIGRTIKFPDASVATEPITSYAPSHAGAVAYRRLARELVARGDVA
- a CDS encoding segregation and condensation protein A, which produces MPPPDSGSATRRPSFEVNLENFSGPFDLLLSLIAKHRMDVTEVALAVVTDDFLAFLRAQDVWELEQASEFLLIGSTLLDLKTARLLPGREAEDPEDLELLEARDLLFARLLQYRAYKDVAADLERRWARGAGSLPRDVGLEPAFARLLPDLVLAVGPEDLARIAARALTPRPTPEVGVGHLHAPAVSVREQASLLVLRLRRHPVTTFRALTDDAGGAPVVIARFLALLDLYREGVLAFEQPTALGELTVRWLGGAREVSVSSEFDGGADVTASG
- the scpB gene encoding SMC-Scp complex subunit ScpB, with amino-acid sequence MTEERSDVDVDVPPLPAAAPHHAAPPRPVAADLPGGERAAVEAILAVVDEPVSEARVAQVLDIPRERARHHLHDLAAAYREQERGYELREVDGAWRLYSAPAFAPFVRDLVLDGQTARLTQASLETLAVVAYRQPVTRGRIAAIRGVNVDGVVRTLVTRGLIQEAGRDGEGGATLYRTTTTFLERMGLASLEELPPLAPYLPGMDELDELEDIR
- a CDS encoding pseudouridine synthase translates to MSEEPDGVRLQKVMAAAGVGSRRVSEDYIAAGRVSVNGEVVTEPGRRVDPSRDVVHVDGLRVQLDADHLTLVLNKPLGVLSAMSDDRGRPTLEPYVTPTGKRLYHVGRLDSDTDGLLLLTNDGELAHRLAHPSYEVSKVYVAEVRGDVARGVSRRLRDGVDLEDGPARADRFTVLQNRTDASVVQIQLHEGRNRIVRRMLEAVGHPVTRLTRTAMGPIRLGQLRPGQTRAVTGSDLGELMKVVGL
- a CDS encoding prephenate dehydrogenase, with amino-acid sequence MSLSTTGPVLVVGSGLLGASAGLALSIGGVPVQLQDTSPSARALARDLGAGTLVDDVAPDDPTPTLVVVAVPPDVTSDVVARALRQHPDAVVTDVASVKAVILAELQEMVAAGGLSDAELARYVGSHPMAGRERSGAAAADADLFHSRPWVLVPHAGSDAGALARVRTLAIDLGSVPLQMGAQEHDDAVALVSHVPQVLSSLVAARLVEAPDGALALAGQGLRDVTRIAASDPRLWAAILVGNAAPVRDQLALVRDDLTALVAALDGAAQQGPLTPGAMAAASDAVRRGNAGVARVPGKHGGARRAYAEVTVLVPDSTGELGRLFATVGELGVNIEDVTMEHATQHRVGMTTLAVVPDAAERLTQGLDERGWRVVQA